The genomic DNA GACACGCGCGCGGCGCTCCTTCAGATGAAGGCCGGCATCACCGTGCCGCTGCTGGGCAACGACCGGGTCATCGGCTTCCTCAACCTGTGGGACGAGCGCGTGCCGGAGGCGTACGCCTCGGACGAGATCGCCCTCATCCTGGAGGTGGCCGAGCGGCTGGCGACGGCGCTGGAGAACTCGAAGCTGTACGAGAAGATCCGCGAGCGCGACCGCCTGGCGGCGCTGGGCGAGATGGCGGCGGGCCTGGCACATGAGATCCGCAACCCGCTGGGCGCCATCAAGGGCGCGGCGCAGTGCCTGGATCCGAAGCGGCTGCCGGGCGAGGAAGGCGAGTTCCTGGAGGTCATCGTCGAGGAGGTGAACCGCCTCAACGGGGTGGTGTCGGCGTTCCTCGACTACGCGCGGCCCCTGAAGCAGACCTTCGGACCGACGGACCTGAACGAGGTGGTGACGCGGACGGTGCGGCTCATCCAGAACGAGATGCCCCAGGGCATCGGGTTGAAGGTGGAGCAGGAGGAGTCGCTGCCCCGGGTGGAGGCGGACGCGGAGCAGTTGAAGCAGGTGCTGATCAACCTGGTGCAGAACGCGATGCAGGCGATGGCCGACACCGGGGGCACCATCACGGTGAAGACGATGAGGCCGGAGCGCTTCAGCGACTTCCGCCCCTCGGGTGACTCCTTCGTGGAGGTGCACGTGTCGGACACCGGCCCGGGCATCCCCTCGGAAGAGCATCAGCACATCTTCGTGCCCTTCTACACGACGAAGCAGAAGGGTACGGGGCTGGGGCTGGCCATCTGCCAGCGCATCGTGAAGAACCACGGCGGGACGCTGTCGGTGCAGAGCAAGCCGGGCGATGGCGCGACGTTCATCATCCGCCTGCCCATCCCTCCGGCCGAGCCGCTCCAGGTGCCGGAGCCGGCCATCGTGGACGGAACGCCCTTCCCCACCACGAGGCCCGCCGAGGCCCAGCCCTCGGAGGGCGCCACGGCGGAAGGCGGACCGTCGAAGCCCGAGCGCAAACCGAAGCGCGAGAAGAAGCGCCGCGCGAGCTGAGAGCGCTTCCTGGCTCGAACCTTCAAATGCCTCTTTAAGTGAAAAATCGCGACCATACCGATTAAGTCCTTTTCCCTGAAACAGTTCACCAGTAGTCTTCGGTGAATGCACTGGCATTTGCCCTCGAAGAGCGCGGCCATGCTGACGGTGATGCTCGCGAGCTCCGGACTCGTCGGGATCGACGCGCACGCCCAGCAATGCACTCCTGAGACTCCCCAGACGGTGGAGCCTCCCAACGACCGGATGAGCGACACGCGGCTGCTACGGCGCCTCGTGCTCGGGCTCACCGGGACCACGCCCACCGTCGAGCAGTACGAAGCGATGGCGGCCGCGGCCACGCCGGAAGCACGAGAAGCGATCCTGCGCTCGACGCTCGATGACGCGCTCGCCTCGCCGAAGTTCTACGAGCGGATGCTGCGCTTCGGACACGAGTGGATCGCGGTGGGCGCGTACACCACCGGCGCTGCCGGCGACGCGTACCAGGGCGACATGTCCGGCCACCTCTTCAAGTGCGCCGCGAACACCCTGCACCCGGGCGCGTACTACCACGTGAACGAGTCGAAGGATCCGGACAAGCAGTGCAACGACCAGGATGCGGACGGCAATCCCGCCGTGCCCGTGGTGAACACGGTCGAACCCTGGTGGGCACCGGGAACGAGGGTCGAGGTGCTCGGCAAGGCCGGCTCCAACGTCACCCAGGTCCTCGACGCCAAGGGGCAGCCGCTCGACTGCGGCATCGCGAGCGGCGGCTACTACGATCCCATGCTACCCGGCGGGTGTGGCTGCGGACCGAACCTGGTGTGGTGCTCACCACTCGCCGGCCTGGGGAGCGCGAGCACCCACGACCTCAACGTTCAACGGCGCCATCCGTACGAGGAACCCGCGCGCCTGTTCGCGCACCTCGCGTGGCACGACCGGCCGCTGTCGGATCTCGTCATCGGCAACTACTCGGTGGGAACCAACTGGCTGCGCGCGCTGTACGTGCGCCTCGGCCGGCAGATGGGCAGCAACGCGTTGGACGCGAACACGACGTGGTGGCGCCCGGACGCGGACGGCGCACCGAGAGACCCGCTGCACCCG from Archangium lipolyticum includes the following:
- a CDS encoding DUF1549 domain-containing protein, producing the protein MHWHLPSKSAAMLTVMLASSGLVGIDAHAQQCTPETPQTVEPPNDRMSDTRLLRRLVLGLTGTTPTVEQYEAMAAAATPEAREAILRSTLDDALASPKFYERMLRFGHEWIAVGAYTTGAAGDAYQGDMSGHLFKCAANTLHPGAYYHVNESKDPDKQCNDQDADGNPAVPVVNTVEPWWAPGTRVEVLGKAGSNVTQVLDAKGQPLDCGIASGGYYDPMLPGGCGCGPNLVWCSPLAGLGSASTHDLNVQRRHPYEEPARLFAHLAWHDRPLSDLVIGNYSVGTNWLRALYVRLGRQMGSNALDANTTWWRPDADGAPRDPLHPTPNDPQAWREFVVEDLEPFHLALTNNRARSGSLDRTYRFDPRTTTEAPKGLPTAGVLTMIGAMSSFPRERVRAARFLEIFACQSFTPPPADVHFPPYDTDPAKGGTCLHCHKTLDPAAISFKRWDFNPASSYYVPWPFIPGMGRHRVTKQWLSGQYPYGGNSPGNRWRNAFLPNTVMTPVTPEQITANPEAVLLDTMPESYTLLGQPGDGTMGPLGFGKLLVRSGEFDRCASRKLYSMFIGRELDPASEKHFIDKLAREFVARDRKLRPFIRYLFEQPELRRGL